ATCCAGGGCGCGAAAGCGGTCGGCGCGATGGTCGTTGCCGGGCCGGACGGTTTCGTGAAGGGCCAGTATCGCAAATTCAACATCAAGACCGCACGCACCGATGACGATTTCGGGATGATGCGCGAAGTGATGCAGCGCCGCTTCGCCCGCGCGCTGGAGGACGATCCCGACCACACCACCAGCGGGGAAGACGGCACCTGGCCAGATCTCGTGCTGATAGACGGCGGCAAGGGTCAGATGAGCGCAGTGCGCGACACTCTGGAGGAAATGGGCATCGAGGACGTGCCGCTGATCGCCATCGCCAAGGGGCCGCACCACGGGCGCGAAGGGCGCGAGGTATTCCATTTCCCCGACGGGCGGGAGAAGACCCTGCCGGTCAATTCGCCGCTGCTGTTCTACCTGCAGACGCTGCGCGACGAAGTTCACCGCTTCGCGATCGGCGCGCACCGGGCAAAGCGCAGCCGTGCGATCACGGCGTCGCCGCTCGACGAGATTCCGGGCATCGGCCCGACCCGCAAGCGCGCACTGCTGCTTCACTTCGGCACCGCCGGGAAGGTGCGGGCCGCTGCGCTCGACGACCTCAAACGCGCGCCCGGCATCAGCGACAATGTGGCGCAGAAGATCTACGACTTTTACCACGCGGGCGGGTAAAAGGTATCGAATAGCCACCTGTTTCGCTTGTCAGAGGCGCTGGGTCGGCTACCCTAGCACCATCGATCAACGAGGCAGGGCGCAGCGATGCAAATCACGATCAACGGCAAAAAGCAGGCGGTCGAGGCCGATCCATCCACCCCGCTCCTGTGGGTGGTGCGCGAGCATTTGGGGATGACGGGCACCAAGTTCGGTTGCGGCGCAGGATTGTGCGGTGCCTGCACTGTGCACCTTGACGGCGAAGCGGTCCGCTCTTGCCAGACGCCGCTGGCAATGGCCGACGGTAAGCAGGTCACCACGATCGAGGGACTGGCCGAGCCTGACGGTACGCTGCACAAGTTGCAGCAAGCGTGGATTGACGCGCAGGTGCCGCAATGCGGCTATTGCCAATCGGGCCAGTTGATGAGTGCGGCGGCGCTGCTGCGCGAAACGCCCAACCCGACCGACGCGGATATTGACGCGGCGATGAGCGGGAACATCTGCCGCTGCGGCGCCTATGGCCGTATCCGCAAGGCAATCAAGGCAGCTGCGGCGGTCAAGACCGCCCCGGTCGCCGCGAAGGCGGAGGGCTGAGCGATGGGCAAGTGGACACGGCGCGGGTTCATCGGTGCGGGCGTCCTGACCGGGGGCGCACTGGTGGTCGGGGTCGCGGTGCGGCCGGACAATCCGATCGGCGAAGTGCGCGAAGATGTCGCGAGCGGGCCGGGCGAGCAGCTGGTCAACGCATGGGTCAAGGTCGACAAGGACAACACCGTCACCGCCATCGTCCCGCATTGCGAGATGGGGCAGGGCGCGCACACCGCGCTAGCGCAGATGCTGGCCGACGAAATGGACGCCGACTGGTCGAAGGTCGCGGTGATGCAGGCTCCGGCCGACGGGTTCTATGTCGTGCCCGACACTGCGCGCGAATTCGTCGCCAAATGGTCGGTCGATGCGCCGAACTGGCTCGAGCCGACCTACAACGGGCTGTTCACCAAGGTTGCGCGGCTGGCCGATGCGATGATCACTGGCGGCAGCTCTTCGGTGCGCACCACCGGGCAGCACACGATGCGGATCGCCGGTGCGGCGGCGCGGCACATGCTGGTCGCGGCGGCGGCTGACGAATGGAATGTGCCCGCAAGCGAGATTGTCGCCAGCAACTCGCTGCTGACCCACCAGCCGAGCGGCAAGACCGCAACTTATGGCGATTTTGCAGAGGCTGCGTCGAAGCAGCACATGCCGCAAACCCCGCCGCTCAAGGATGTTTCGCAGTACAAGCTGATGGGGCGTCCGCTCCAACGGCTCGACATCCCGGCCAAGGTCAACGGCAGCGCGAAGTTCGGGATTGATGCGCAGATCGCCGGGCAGGCTCTCAAGTATGCCGCGATCAGGCAACCTCCGGTTCCCGGGGCCAAGATCGCGTCGGTTAGCTCCGCGGATGCCGAGAAGATGGCGGGCGTCCACAAAGTGCTCAACCTCGACGATTTCGTCGCGGTGGTGGCGGACAGCTACTGGCAGGCGCAGCAAGCGCTCAATGCGGTCGAGACGACCTACTCCAAGACCGACGATGACGGGCTCGACAGCGCGGGGCTCTACGCGCGGTTTTCCAAGACGCTCGATGATGCCGGAGACAGCGGCGGCAAATCGCTGCGCGACGATGGCGATGCCAACGATGCTTTCGCCAAGGCTTCGAAGAAGGTCACGGCCGAGTACCGCGTTCCGTTCCTCGCCCATGCGGCGATGGAGCCGATGAATTGCACCGCCTGGGCGCAGAGTGACAAGTGCGAGGTGTGGACCAGCACGCAGGTGCCGCTGATGGCGCGCACCGCGATCGCCAAGGCGCTCGACCTTTCGAAGGAAGACGTGATCGTCAACCAGCTCTACCTCGGCGGCGCGTTCGGGCGGCGGCTCGAGTCAGACTATCCGGTGCAGGCCGCACGCGTATCCAAGGCGATCGGCGCGCCGGTCAAGCTGATCTGGTCGCGCGAGGAAGACACCCAGCACGATTTCTACCGCCCTGCCGACATCAGCCGCTTCTCTGCCGGGATCGACGCTGCGGGCAAGCCGGTCAGCTGGAACAATGCGTTCACCCAGCTCAACGACCCGCCCGGATCGTGGGACGTGGCGCACTACGACATACCCAACGTGTTGGTCCGCCATGCCAAGGCGGGCCTGCACTTGCGTTTCGGCAGCTTGCGCTCGGTCGATCACAGCCAGCAGGGCTTCTTCATCGAGAGCTTCATCGACGAGCTGGCGCACGCCGCAGGGCAGGACCCGTTCGAATACCGCCGCACTCTCCTCGCCAAGTCGCCGCGCCACAAGGCGGTGCTCGAGCGGGTTGCGCAGATGGCAGGATGGGGCACCGCTCCGGCCAAGGGTACCGCGCGCGGGATCGCGCTGGTCCCGTCATTCGGGACGATCGTGGCCGAAGTCGCCCAAGTGACGCTTGAAAACGGAGTGCCGCGCGTGACGAACGTGTGGTGCTGCGCCGATGCCGGCTACGTGATGAACCCCGACGGCTTCGCCGCGCAAATGGAGGGCGGGATCAACTACGGGCTCAGCGCCGCGCTCCACAGCCAGGTGACGCTGAAGGACGGCGCGGTCGAGCAAGCCAATTTCGATACTTTCCCGGTCCTACGGATGAACGAAGCACCCGATATCGCAGTCGATTTCATCAACGGAAACAGCAGGGTACTGGGCGGAGCGGGGGAGCCGGGCCTGCCTCCGATCGCGCCGGCGGTGACCAACGCGATCTTCGCGCTGACCGGCAAGCGTATCCGCGAGCTGCCGATACTGGCGCATTTGGCATAATCGGCTGCGCCTGATGCGCCAGCGCCGGACCTCCAACTAAGGAGGCCCGGCGGCGCTTGTTCGGTCGATCGTCCCGGCTCAGTCGCCGTCGTGGCCGTAATAGCCGCGATTGCCACGATCGCCGTCGCGCCCGCGATAGTTGCCGCGGTTCTGCCAGCCATCACGGTTCTGGTACTGCCCGCGGCGTTGCCAACTGTCGCGGTCGTAGCGGCGGTAGCCGTCACGATCGTAGAAGTAGCCGTTGTTGTAGCGATAGCCGTCGTACCACCCGCCATTGGTGTAATACCCATTGTAGGCCGGATAGTACTGCCGGTTGTAGGCGGGGTAATAGCCTTGGTCGTAGTAGCGGCGGTCGTAGCGATCGCGGTCGTGATTGTCTGACGATGCAATGATCGCGCCGATCGCCAGGCCGACGATTCCTGCCCCGACAGCGACAGCCGCGGTGTTGTCGTGATGTTCGCGATGGCGATATTCCTGTGCCGTTGCGGGCGTCGCAGTGGCAAGCGCAGTCGCGGCAGCGGCCGAACCGAGCAGGGTCTTCGTGATCAGGTTCATTGTCTGTCTCCGCTGCCCCCTTTGATTGGAGCCGGGCGACTCGATTGTCGCCATGCGGTCCGGGGCATCGCAGTCAGGTTTAGAAGCTCCAAGATGAACGGAGTGAGCACGAGCTCCGCAGATTTCGTTCATATTTGTATCGAGTGGTAACTGTGGCGGTCAGAGCATTCGCGTTCAGTCGCCGCTGCGGGCAAACGCCTGCAACGCCGCCCGATCTGGCAGTGTCACCCGGCTGTATTGCGACTTGGCCAGACCCCGCGCCGCAAGCTTGCCGAAAGTGTCGTGCAACGTCTGGCGCGAACAGCCCATCAACTGCGCGATGCGTTCGCGGGTCAGGAACACCGTCCGGCTGTCGCCGCCGCTGGTGTCTGCAAGCACCAGCAACAAGTGTGCAAGGCGACGTTCGCGATCGGCCAGCGCAGAATTTTCGACCCAGTCGAGCAGCGAGCGGAAGCGGTTGCCTACTTGCCTGATGATCTCCGGATAGCATTCGGGGGTCGTTGCAACTGCATTCCTCACTGCGCGGGTCGGCAGCGCGAACAGGCGGGTTCCGGGTGCCGCGACGATTGCATGGCTGAGCGGGCTATCGTCGTAGATCGCCAGCCAGGTTGCCCAGTTCCCCGGGCCGATCGCTGCGATAGTGACTTCCGACCCGCCAAAGGAGTGCGCGGTCAGCTCGATCTGTCCGGCAGCCACAAGGTAGAGTGAGTCGGGACTGACCTCGTAGCCCGCCAGCACGGTGCGTTCGCGGCAGTGGATGCGCGAAGCGGTTTTGCCAAACGCGGCGCGCTCCTCGGGTGGGAGAAGCCCGAAGATAGGTGACGAAGAGAGCGCGTCGTCGAGGAATTCCGATTCGGATCGAGCCATGCCAAAAGTCTACCAAATGTCCTGAATTGGACAATCTGCTTGTTCGACATCCCCTAGGTGTCCCCTCAATGATCGAGGAGAGGACCATGTTCACGAAGGCATTCATGGCGGCGACAACTGTCGCCGCATTGGCGGTTCCGGCGACCGGCGCGCTCGCGGCCCCTGACAAGGACAGTGTAGAGGCGATCACCGGCATTCCCGGCCCGCGCACATGTTTCTGGTCGCGCGGCCCGGTCAGCGCCGATCCCTATATCAATATCGCCTACCCCGACTCGAACGTGTTCTACTGGTCGGCGACCTTCACTGTACCCGAAGGCGCGAAACTCCAGCTTGAAGGCAATTTCCCGCATTCGCGCTACATGAGCTTCATCAGCTACGACGGCCGGGGAAGGCCGATCGAATCGCTCGCGGATTACCTGATCTCGCCGAACCCGGGCGCGACCAACCCGTTCCGGTCCGGTTCCGATCGCGATGCCATCAAGCGCGGCTATACCGTCGATATTTCCGATGGCGACCCGGTCAACGGGATTAGCGACGGGATCGAACAACCCGGGGCCCAACGGCAAGTGCTGCACGCCCCGAAATATGGCCCGGGACAGCAGCAGGTCCTGTATCGCATCTATGCCAATGACACCGCTCACCCGGTTACCGGCGGCGAAGCTTTGCCTGAACCGGTGCTCACGCTGAAGAACGGTAAGGTACTTCGCGGAGCGGAAGTCTGCGGCGCACTAAATGCCAGCCAGTTTCCGATGCTCGACATCGGCGCGCTGGGCATCCCGGTGGCGCAGTATCGCAAGCTGGTGAACCAGCCGGGCAAGCCCGATACCTGGCCGGCACAGCCGAAGCCCGAATGGCATATCCAGCTCGATCGCCAGAGCTTGATCGGGATCTATACCGGAGAGATCGACCCCAATGCCAAGCGGACGCAGGGCGGGTTCTATCCCAACCCTGACAACAACTACATCCGCACGATCGTCAACCTGCGGTTTGGGCCGGTGATCGTCATGCGCGGCAAGGCGCCGACGACTCCGCGTACGCAGAGTGGGGAGGCCAAGATGGCCAGGGCTCAGCTGCGTTACTGGTCGATCTGCTCGAACCAGAGCTTTGCCAACACTCGCGTTAACGGCTGCCTCGACGACGAGCAGATCCCGGTCGACAAGAACGGCTACTACACGGTCGTGATTTCCAAGGCGAAGGATCGCCCGCGCAATGCCCGCCCCGAATGCGGCATCGGCTGGTTGCCTGTTGCCGACGATGGTGACGGGGTTTCGGATTCCGATGTCGCGGTGGTGCAGATCCGCCATATGCTCGCCGATCCCGGCTTCGCGCAGGCGATCCAGCGGATCCCGACGGACGACCAGATCGACAAGGTCATGGGTCCTTATGCGCCCAAGATGCGTTACTTGATGCCCTCGGTGGTCGAAACGCTGTTTCCCTGCCTGCCTTCGAAGTGAGGGCAAGCAGGCTCAGGCCGCTGCATTCGTCCTGAATGAGCCGCGGTTGTTGGTGGCCTTTATGGCCATCCCGGCGATCGCGGCCGGGGACATCGAAGAGTAAATTCGCGTGTAGATTGTGGCTTTGAATGCCCTACAACGGCGCGCGATGAAGCCGAAGATTCTCACGACACTGCAGGACTATTCGCTCCGCCAGTTCGGTGCCGATGCTCTTGCCGGGGTAACCGTTGCGCTGGTAGCGCTGCCGCTCAGCATTGCTATCGCGATCGCTTCGGGGGCCGAACCTGCCGCAGGACTGATTACCGCGGTCGTGGCCGGGTTCACCATTTCCGCGCTCGGTGGCAGCCGGGTGCAGATCGGCGGACCGACCGGCGCGTTCATCGTCGTCGTTTACGGAGTGATCCACGATCACGGATATGCCGGTTTGTTGCTGGCGACCTTGATGGCGGGCGTGATATTGCTGGTCGCGGGCTTCATGCGCGCCGGCCGGTTGATCCGCCATGTTCCCGAAACGGTGGTTGAAGGCTTCACTATCGGGATCGCCGTGGTCATCGCGATCAGTCAGGTGAAGGACCTTGCGGGGATGACCGGGGCGGCGCTTCCGGCTGATTTCGTTCCCAAGATCGAGGGACTGTGGGCGATGCGCGGATCGATCGATCCGGCGGCGCTGGCCACGGGGGTAGGCACCGTCGCGGCGATCCTTATCCTGCGGCGGTTTGCCCCGCGTATTCCGTGGCTGGTGCTGGTAGTAGCGTTTGCAAGTGTCATTGCGGCCATCGCGCTGCCTTCGGTCGTGACGGTCGCTGGGCGCTACGGTGCGCTGCCCCACGGCTTACCGCCACCCCACCTGCCGCCCATCGGCCTCGAACTGGCGATCGACCTGCTTCCGTCTGCGCTGACGATCGCGTTCCTAGCCGGGATCGAATCCCTGCTTTCGGCGATCGTGGCTGACAGGATGTTCGGCGGTGCACACCGTTCGAACGCGGAACTGATCGCGCAGGGCGCGGCCAATATCGTGTCTCCCCTGTTCGGTGGGCTCCCGGCAACCGGCGCGATTGCCCGCACGGCGACCAACGTCAACGCGGGCGGGCGCACTCCTGTGGCAGGGATGGCACATGCCCTGGTGGTGCTTCTGGCAATGATGCTGATTGCTCCATTGGCGGGCGCGCTGGCGCTCCCCGCGCTGGCCGGCCTGCTGGTGGTCACGGCATGGACCATGAGCGAGCCTTATCGCTGGAAAGAACGCCTCAAGCTCCCGCGCGCCGATCTTGGCTTGTTGCTGCTGACAGCTGCGATGACGGTGCTTGCAAACCTCACTCTCGCGATCGCTGTCGGCACGATGCTGGGGCTTGCGCTGCGGCTGTCGCGCGGGGAGATCGAGGCTCCGCGCTGGCATACCCCGTTTCGATGGGGAGGGCGCGGAAAGTTGGACAAGGAGTAGCCGTCAGGCGATTGCCCCGAACAGGTCGTGCGCGTCGGCGTCTTCGATCGTCACATCGACGATTTCACCCGTCGCAAGCGTAGCGGGCACATTGCGCAGGAACACCTGCCCGTCGATCTCCGGCGCATCCGCCTGGCTGCGTCCGGTCGCGCCGATGTCGCCGTCCTCGTCGGGCTCGCCGACTTCGTCGATGATGACCGGCAGCGTGCGCCCGACCTTGGCGGCGAGCTTGGCAGCGCTGATCCGCTCGGTCACTTCCATCAACCGGGTGTAGCGTTCTTCCTTCACTGCTTCGGGCACCGGATCGGGCAGGGCATTGGCTGCCGCGCCTTCGACCGGTTCGAACCGGAACGCGCCCACGCGGTCGAGCCGGGCTTCCTCGAGCCAGTCGAGGAGGTAAGCGAAGTCTTCCTCGGTCTCTCCCGGAAATCCGACCACGAAGCTCGAGCGGATCGTCAGGTCGGGCGCGATCGCGCGCCATGCCTTGATCCGTTCGAGCACCTTCGCTTCGTTCGCCGGACGCTTCATTGCCTTGAGCACTTTCGGGCTGGCGTGCTGGAACGGGATGTCGAGATAGGGTGTGAGCAGCCCTTCGCCCATCAGCGGGATCACTGCATCGACGTGAGGGTAGGGATAGACGTAGTGCAGCCGCACCCACGGAGTATTACCCTCTGCGGTTCGTAGCTGGCCGAGTTCGCGCGCAAGGTCGGTCATATGGGCGCGGACCTCGCGTCCCTTCCACGTGCGGCTCTCGTGTCGGGTATCGACACCATAGGCGCTGGTATCCTGACTTATGACCAGCAGCTCCTTTGTGCCCGCGGCGACCAGCTTTTCCGCTTCGCGCAGCACCGCATCGACGCGGCGGCTCGCGAGCTTCCCGCGCAGCTGGGGGATGATGCAGAACGCGCACGAGTGGTTACAGCCCTCGCTTATCTTGAGGTAGCTGTAGTGCCTGGGTGTGAGTTTCACGTCCGGTTGAGGAACCAGGTCGACGAAGGGCCCCTGGCTGGGCGGAGCGGCTTCGTGGACGGCTTCGACGACCTGCTCGTACTGGTGTGCACCCGTCACCGCGAGCACTTGCGGGAAGCGCGCGCGGATCGTGTCGGCTTCCTCGCCCATGCATCCGGTCACGATCACGCGGCCGTTTTCGGCGATCGCTTCGCCGATGGCGGAGAGGCTTTCTTCCTTCGCACTGTCGAGGAAACCGCAGGTGTTGACCAGCACCACGTCAGCCCCGGCGTAATCGGGGCTCATCGCGTAACCGTCGGCGCGCAGCTTGGTCAGGATGCGTTCGGAATCGACCAGCGCCTTGGGGCAGCCGAGGCTGACCATGCCGACGCGCTTCTGGTCGGGGATCGATTG
Above is a window of Tsuneonella mangrovi DNA encoding:
- a CDS encoding (2Fe-2S)-binding protein; the encoded protein is MQITINGKKQAVEADPSTPLLWVVREHLGMTGTKFGCGAGLCGACTVHLDGEAVRSCQTPLAMADGKQVTTIEGLAEPDGTLHKLQQAWIDAQVPQCGYCQSGQLMSAAALLRETPNPTDADIDAAMSGNICRCGAYGRIRKAIKAAAAVKTAPVAAKAEG
- a CDS encoding xanthine dehydrogenase family protein molybdopterin-binding subunit → MGKWTRRGFIGAGVLTGGALVVGVAVRPDNPIGEVREDVASGPGEQLVNAWVKVDKDNTVTAIVPHCEMGQGAHTALAQMLADEMDADWSKVAVMQAPADGFYVVPDTAREFVAKWSVDAPNWLEPTYNGLFTKVARLADAMITGGSSSVRTTGQHTMRIAGAAARHMLVAAAADEWNVPASEIVASNSLLTHQPSGKTATYGDFAEAASKQHMPQTPPLKDVSQYKLMGRPLQRLDIPAKVNGSAKFGIDAQIAGQALKYAAIRQPPVPGAKIASVSSADAEKMAGVHKVLNLDDFVAVVADSYWQAQQALNAVETTYSKTDDDGLDSAGLYARFSKTLDDAGDSGGKSLRDDGDANDAFAKASKKVTAEYRVPFLAHAAMEPMNCTAWAQSDKCEVWTSTQVPLMARTAIAKALDLSKEDVIVNQLYLGGAFGRRLESDYPVQAARVSKAIGAPVKLIWSREEDTQHDFYRPADISRFSAGIDAAGKPVSWNNAFTQLNDPPGSWDVAHYDIPNVLVRHAKAGLHLRFGSLRSVDHSQQGFFIESFIDELAHAAGQDPFEYRRTLLAKSPRHKAVLERVAQMAGWGTAPAKGTARGIALVPSFGTIVAEVAQVTLENGVPRVTNVWCCADAGYVMNPDGFAAQMEGGINYGLSAALHSQVTLKDGAVEQANFDTFPVLRMNEAPDIAVDFINGNSRVLGGAGEPGLPPIAPAVTNAIFALTGKRIRELPILAHLA
- a CDS encoding Crp/Fnr family transcriptional regulator — translated: MARSESEFLDDALSSSPIFGLLPPEERAAFGKTASRIHCRERTVLAGYEVSPDSLYLVAAGQIELTAHSFGGSEVTIAAIGPGNWATWLAIYDDSPLSHAIVAAPGTRLFALPTRAVRNAVATTPECYPEIIRQVGNRFRSLLDWVENSALADRERRLAHLLLVLADTSGGDSRTVFLTRERIAQLMGCSRQTLHDTFGKLAARGLAKSQYSRVTLPDRAALQAFARSGD
- a CDS encoding SulP family inorganic anion transporter, encoding MKPKILTTLQDYSLRQFGADALAGVTVALVALPLSIAIAIASGAEPAAGLITAVVAGFTISALGGSRVQIGGPTGAFIVVVYGVIHDHGYAGLLLATLMAGVILLVAGFMRAGRLIRHVPETVVEGFTIGIAVVIAISQVKDLAGMTGAALPADFVPKIEGLWAMRGSIDPAALATGVGTVAAILILRRFAPRIPWLVLVVAFASVIAAIALPSVVTVAGRYGALPHGLPPPHLPPIGLELAIDLLPSALTIAFLAGIESLLSAIVADRMFGGAHRSNAELIAQGAANIVSPLFGGLPATGAIARTATNVNAGGRTPVAGMAHALVVLLAMMLIAPLAGALALPALAGLLVVTAWTMSEPYRWKERLKLPRADLGLLLLTAAMTVLANLTLAIAVGTMLGLALRLSRGEIEAPRWHTPFRWGGRGKLDKE
- the rimO gene encoding 30S ribosomal protein S12 methylthiotransferase RimO gives rise to the protein MSESGNQSIPDQKRVGMVSLGCPKALVDSERILTKLRADGYAMSPDYAGADVVLVNTCGFLDSAKEESLSAIGEAIAENGRVIVTGCMGEEADTIRARFPQVLAVTGAHQYEQVVEAVHEAAPPSQGPFVDLVPQPDVKLTPRHYSYLKISEGCNHSCAFCIIPQLRGKLASRRVDAVLREAEKLVAAGTKELLVISQDTSAYGVDTRHESRTWKGREVRAHMTDLARELGQLRTAEGNTPWVRLHYVYPYPHVDAVIPLMGEGLLTPYLDIPFQHASPKVLKAMKRPANEAKVLERIKAWRAIAPDLTIRSSFVVGFPGETEEDFAYLLDWLEEARLDRVGAFRFEPVEGAAANALPDPVPEAVKEERYTRLMEVTERISAAKLAAKVGRTLPVIIDEVGEPDEDGDIGATGRSQADAPEIDGQVFLRNVPATLATGEIVDVTIEDADAHDLFGAIA